From Antedon mediterranea chromosome 9, ecAntMedi1.1, whole genome shotgun sequence, a single genomic window includes:
- the LOC140058209 gene encoding uncharacterized protein, with translation MLKPYTARNNSDTCTSTPVTCVVEENSEEFVDPDTCVKFSNSDVLANIEEKVGHLSCDRKVEIVSLIFGNLKLFSDVSGRMNLVEHDVKTADCSPIKQNPYRANPFKMKILQNVILYMIKNDIIEHSWSAWSSPCILVPKPDKSYRFCTDY, from the coding sequence ATGTTGAAACCATACACAGCGAGAAATAATAGTGATACCTGTACGTCAACACCAGTTACGTGTGTTGTTGAAGAGAATTCTGAAGAGTTTGTGGATCCTGATACATGTGTTAAGTTCAGTAATTCAGATGTCCTTGCAAACATTGAAGAAAAAGTTGGTCATTTATCTTGTGATCGTAAGGTTGAAATTGTTAGTTTGATATTTGGAAATCTGAAGTTGTTTTCGGATGTTTCAGGTCGAATGAACTTAGTGGAGCATGACGTTAAGACAGCTGATTGTtcaccaataaaacaaaatccatATAGAGCAAATCCGTTCAAGATGAAGATATTACAAAATGTGATTCTTTACATgattaaaaatgatataatcgAGCATAGTTGGAGTGCTTGGAGTTCTCCATGTATATTAGTTCCGAAGCCAGATAAATCGTATCGTTTTTGTACTGATTATTAG